Below is a window of bacterium DNA.
TGCCGTGCTTGCGCTTGCCCTTGCCCTTCACGCTGCCGAGAGGATTGTCCTTGAGCCAACGCTTCTCCTCGCCGCACCAGCGCAGGAACGACTTGGCCTCGGCGAGCATGTTGCGGTGGGTGTCTACTGAGAGCTTCGGCGGCTCAGGGGCGGATTTCGGCTCGCCTCGCTGCTCGAGCGCGCGCATCGCAGCAGACCGGCAGCACTCGACCTTGAGACAGACCTCGTTCCAGGTGAGCCCTTCGCCGCGGAGCTTCGCCACGGAGTTGCCATCAACTTCCTGCCGCCGCGGAGGCATCACCGGTCTGCGGCAGAGATCCTCGTAGTACGACTGGCAGCGGCTGGAACTGAGCGCAGCGAGCGGCATCTCGAGGTCCGGGAAAAACAGACGAAGGCGCCGGATGGTCTCCGTGATCGACTTCGGCTTGTTCCCTTTCTCCCGCATATGCCGCTCGTACCCCTTCAGAGCATCGTCAACGGTGCGGTCTTGCTGTTGCCCCATCTCGCGTCTCAGCGAGTTGACGATCTGCCTCGCCGTTCGCTCGTCCGTGTAGTAGTGGATCTCAGGATCCTCCTCGCCTCCGCTCTTGAAAACATCGACTCGCCATCGTCGTCCTCCAGGACACTGATAGGGCCCTCGGACGCGTGGTCCTGCCTTTGGTCGCGCCATGTTCGTTCACCCTCCTCTCTTCGGCGCGACGGGAGTTCAGTCGAGTGCAGCATAGCACACGCGCCTGACTCTTCACGCACGACCCTACGGACCAGTTCGACGAAGTCCGACACCTCCGCCCGTCGCGTCGAGCGGGGCCGAACGACTTCCCTGGGGCGTACGTCGTTGGCCATCGCCGCCACGACTTCGCCCCACGAGTACACGTCCACATCGGCGACCCTGCCGCACGGTCTGACACGGCCTTCGAGCCAGGCCCGCGCCTCGTCACGCCGACCGGGCAGCGCCTCGACCGCCTCGGCCAGCGTGAGCAGCGACTGCGGCCCGAGCGACGCCCGCCACATCCGGCGCAGGTAGCGCCTGAGGGGACTCGCCATCGCTCAACCGCACCACCCAGGTCGCAAAGTCGAATCGGTGCGTGAACACCGAGCCGACCACGACGAAGAAAGAAAAGTCCCCCCAACCTCGCTGCCACGCGCGTTGGCCGAGGCCACGCTTGTTCGGCGTCGGTCCGCAGAGGGGGACGCCGGCGAGCGGCAAGTCGAGCGAGTCGGACCCGTGGTCCGGACAGGCGTCGGCCTGCACCGCACTTCGCAGTCGGTAGTCCGGTTGACCGCAGAAGCGGCAGGGCGGACGAGCCGAAGAGTGCCGAGCACGGCACGTTTGAGGGTAGGGGGAGGACAGTAGAAGGGTAAGGTAGCCGGCCTCAATCGCGTACTCCGTCGTTGAGGATGTGGTCGGCTTCCTTGGCGAACCCTGCAGTTGACCTGTGACTACGGTTGTCACAGTCCGTGATCACAGGCTGGAGGGGCGATTCGTGGACCAGAGCCGCAGAGGCTGACGTTGGCTGGACTCGGGCGGTCACCCAGGCGTCGCCGAGGATCGTCCGGTCGGTGATTGCCTCCGGCATGCCCAGGTACCAGAGCCCCTCGGGCACACCGGCGTCCCACAGCGCGCCCACGATCTTGTTTCGCCGTCGCTCCGAGTTTGTTAGGCAGCAGACCAGCCAGTCGGCGCAGCCCCGCAGGGGGGCGCGGGCAGCGCGGAGCTCGGCGTAGCCCAGCCCCTTGCGTTGGGCGACCTGGCGCGGGTTCTGGCTGCCGGTGTCGACCTCGAAGGCAATAGCGAGTCGCCGGCCGTCCTGGCCGCGGAATACGGCGACGGCGTCCGGCACCAGGGCTCCCTTGGGGGCGCCGGTCGTCCTCCGGATCTCATCCTCGAAGACGAACTCCTCCAAGTGGATGGTGGTGGAACGTGCGGTCGCCAACCGCAGGGACACGTACAGCTCCACCGTGCCGTCGTGGTGGTCCAGATTGACCTTGCCGATCCCCCTCGGCACGCGGAATTCCTCAGGGTCATGACCCGTGACCCGGCCGAGCACCTGGGGCGCCTGGGGGCCGAGCACGTACCGGGATGGCAGCTCCATGGCGACGACGTTTACACCTACGAGACCGAGGTCTCGCAACTTGCGTAGCGAACGCCTGGCCACGGCCCGGCTCATCCCGAGCAGGTGCTGGTAGGCGCAGGTGGCTACCGGCTGGGCCTT
It encodes the following:
- a CDS encoding replication-relaxation family protein, translating into MIASPNRTKRRDPGRARVTPRELVGLGFIAKAQPVATCAYQHLLGMSRAVARRSLRKLRDLGLVGVNVVAMELPSRYVLGPQAPQVLGRVTGHDPEEFRVPRGIGKVNLDHHDGTVELYVSLRLATARSTTIHLEEFVFEDEIRRTTGAPKGALVPDAVAVFRGQDGRRLAIAFEVDTGSQNPRQVAQRKGLGYAELRAARAPLRGCADWLVCCLTNSERRRNKIVGALWDAGVPEGLWYLGMPEAITDRTILGDAWVTARVQPTSASAALVHESPLQPVITDCDNRSHRSTAGFAKEADHILNDGVRD